Proteins co-encoded in one Opitutus terrae PB90-1 genomic window:
- a CDS encoding cell division protein FtsQ/DivIB: MSRTELNPPQARSWRDIPQQVKPRAMSAEGRRRWWWSGMKTVLALAAVGGLGWGAVEIAAALRGRPQPLTSAEAVPVKEIDFATDGVLPREWVVQTLALPPRATLMQLDLYRLRERLTAAGQVRTATLTRTFPATLTVSISEQSPVARVMAQTAGAEPEMLLVARDGTVFAGLGFDPELLKTLPWLDGVKLKRDGGRFEPIADMPTVADLLGKAKLEAEHLYREWQVVSLARLESDGEIEVRATNVACIRFGTSEDFFRQLARLDSLLDAARAKSDRPVREINLAIGAHVPVAFEEVDPTAPLKQPGDARPATTTTTRRNPVVPAFPDLQRKTTL; this comes from the coding sequence GTGAGTCGCACCGAGCTCAATCCTCCGCAAGCGCGCAGCTGGCGAGACATTCCCCAGCAGGTGAAACCGCGCGCGATGTCGGCGGAGGGGCGGCGGCGGTGGTGGTGGAGTGGCATGAAGACCGTGCTGGCGCTCGCTGCGGTGGGCGGACTCGGCTGGGGCGCGGTGGAAATCGCGGCGGCCTTGCGCGGCCGGCCGCAGCCGCTGACCAGCGCCGAAGCGGTGCCGGTGAAGGAGATCGATTTCGCCACCGATGGGGTGCTGCCGCGCGAATGGGTGGTGCAGACACTCGCGCTGCCGCCACGAGCAACGCTGATGCAGCTCGACCTGTATCGGCTGCGGGAGCGGCTGACGGCGGCGGGGCAGGTTCGCACGGCGACATTGACGCGCACCTTTCCCGCGACGCTGACGGTGAGCATTTCGGAGCAATCGCCGGTGGCGCGCGTGATGGCGCAGACGGCCGGCGCGGAACCCGAGATGCTGCTGGTGGCGCGCGACGGCACCGTGTTTGCCGGGCTGGGGTTCGATCCGGAGCTGTTGAAAACATTGCCCTGGCTCGATGGCGTGAAGTTGAAGCGGGACGGCGGGAGATTTGAACCCATCGCCGACATGCCGACGGTCGCGGATCTACTGGGCAAGGCGAAGCTGGAGGCGGAGCATCTCTATCGCGAATGGCAGGTCGTGTCGCTCGCGCGGCTGGAGTCGGACGGCGAAATCGAGGTGCGCGCGACGAATGTGGCGTGCATCCGGTTCGGCACGAGCGAGGATTTTTTCCGGCAGCTGGCGCGGCTCGATTCGCTGCTCGATGCGGCGCGGGCCAAGTCCGACCGGCCGGTGCGCGAGATCAACCTCGCGATTGGCGCGCATGTGCCGGTGGCGTTCGAGGAGGTGGATCCGACGGCGCCGCTGAAACAGCCGGGCGATGCGCGGCCGGCCACGACGACGACCACGCGACGCAATCCGGTGGTGCCTGCTTTCCCAGATCTGCAACGCAAAACCACGCTGTGA
- the ftsA gene encoding cell division protein FtsA has protein sequence MSSRPTFIGAVEIGTSKITVLVGEYTGRELAIIGHGECSSRGIIKGTVVDYKAASESTHSALEQAERDAGERIELVFLAQTGGHLEGFYNEAAVNVKAADNMIDRDDIRTVCELARSKELPEGRMVVHHIRRPFRVDGRLVPTSPENLVGQRLEVGYWTVHGQEQRLADNIHVIRGFNLEVRELVLSSLASGHMVTTPEERQNGVLAVDIGAGTTDYVLYRDGVPHTTGVVPVGGTHLTNDLSIGLRLTEGQAEKLKLRFGRAFVNPKDKGEKVWLDGNFAIGDRQFPRHAIEQITAARTWELLEVVRKKLGNAFSPETCAAGVVLTGGTAKLSGIAEVAAKVFGVPAHLGETPTWVAENLRDPGYHTALGLLYYGVNAQSDRVIANRRNAGWLGNIKRLFANT, from the coding sequence GTGAGCTCCCGTCCCACCTTCATTGGCGCCGTCGAAATCGGCACCTCAAAAATCACCGTCCTCGTCGGCGAATATACCGGCCGCGAACTCGCCATCATTGGCCACGGCGAGTGCTCGTCGCGCGGCATCATCAAAGGCACGGTGGTCGACTACAAGGCGGCGAGCGAGTCGACGCACAGCGCGCTCGAGCAGGCGGAGCGGGATGCCGGCGAGCGGATCGAGCTGGTGTTTCTCGCCCAGACGGGCGGGCACTTGGAAGGCTTCTACAACGAAGCCGCGGTCAACGTGAAGGCGGCGGACAACATGATCGATCGCGACGACATCCGCACGGTGTGCGAGCTCGCGCGCTCGAAGGAGCTGCCCGAGGGCCGGATGGTGGTGCATCACATTCGGCGGCCGTTCCGCGTCGATGGCCGGCTGGTGCCGACCTCGCCGGAAAATCTCGTCGGCCAGCGGCTGGAGGTGGGCTACTGGACGGTCCACGGTCAGGAGCAGCGACTCGCGGACAACATTCACGTGATCCGCGGTTTCAATCTCGAGGTGCGTGAGCTGGTGCTGTCGAGTCTGGCTTCCGGTCACATGGTGACGACGCCCGAGGAGCGGCAGAACGGCGTGCTGGCGGTCGACATCGGCGCGGGCACGACCGACTACGTGCTCTATCGCGACGGCGTGCCGCACACCACCGGCGTGGTCCCCGTGGGCGGAACGCATTTGACGAACGATCTCAGCATCGGACTGCGTTTGACGGAAGGTCAGGCGGAGAAGCTGAAGCTGCGGTTTGGACGGGCGTTCGTGAACCCGAAGGACAAGGGCGAGAAAGTCTGGCTCGACGGCAATTTCGCGATCGGCGACCGGCAGTTTCCGCGGCACGCGATCGAGCAGATCACGGCGGCCCGCACGTGGGAGCTGCTCGAGGTGGTGCGCAAGAAGCTGGGCAACGCGTTCTCGCCCGAAACCTGCGCCGCGGGCGTGGTGTTGACCGGCGGCACGGCCAAGCTGAGCGGGATCGCGGAGGTTGCCGCAAAGGTTTTCGGTGTGCCTGCGCATCTGGGCGAGACCCCGACCTGGGTGGCGGAAAATCTGCGCGACCCTGGTTATCACACCGCGCTCGGATTGCTCTACTACGGCGTGAACGCGCAGAGCGACCGCGTAATAGCGAACCGGCGCAACGCCGGCTGGCTCGGCAACATCAAGCGACTTTTCGCCAATACCTGA
- the ftsZ gene encoding cell division protein FtsZ produces MNLNELPLEHALLTDRAIAIKMVGVGGAGSNAVDRLKMENLERLQLGVINTDYQALASSPVQDKVLIGMSITRGLGAGGDPELGREAAEADREKITNVVKDCDLVFLIGGMGGGTGSGALPVVAEIASEQGALVIAFVTMPFSFEGGRRLKQAEEGLSALRRVCDAVIPLPNDVLLQESAENETVLDSFARADEWIGRGVKSIWAMLFKTGLINLDFAGLQQVFAQRGGKTLFGLGEGTGPNAVADAVGSLKLCPLLHTPEFSRKADRLLVNIIGGTDLTLPKVNELMTAITEQFGRESHIIMGAVIDEEMQNRVDVCVIGTTDMGNRGVPARRHTSMPGRGRLTNRPEPTTTVTSDGAATTPVVGTGAEKPAQTTLEKEAAAAAAKLAQHEFGFGELESRGHFEKTDRNLFDGQDLDVPTYLRKGIKVSI; encoded by the coding sequence ATGAATCTCAACGAACTCCCCCTCGAACACGCGCTGCTCACCGATCGCGCCATCGCGATCAAGATGGTAGGCGTGGGCGGCGCCGGCTCGAACGCGGTCGACCGCCTCAAGATGGAAAACCTCGAGCGGCTGCAACTCGGCGTGATCAACACCGACTATCAGGCGCTCGCCAGCTCGCCCGTGCAGGACAAGGTCCTCATCGGCATGAGCATCACCCGCGGGCTGGGCGCCGGCGGTGATCCCGAGCTGGGACGTGAGGCGGCCGAGGCCGATCGCGAAAAGATCACGAACGTGGTGAAGGATTGCGACCTCGTGTTCCTCATCGGCGGGATGGGCGGGGGCACGGGGAGCGGCGCGCTCCCGGTGGTGGCGGAGATCGCAAGCGAGCAGGGCGCGCTGGTGATCGCATTCGTGACGATGCCCTTCAGCTTTGAGGGTGGTCGGCGGTTGAAGCAGGCCGAGGAGGGGCTCTCCGCGTTGCGTCGCGTCTGCGACGCGGTCATCCCGCTGCCGAACGACGTGCTGCTGCAGGAATCAGCCGAGAACGAGACCGTGCTGGACTCGTTCGCGCGGGCCGACGAGTGGATCGGCCGTGGCGTGAAGTCCATCTGGGCGATGCTGTTCAAGACCGGGTTGATCAATCTGGATTTCGCCGGCTTGCAGCAGGTGTTTGCGCAACGCGGCGGGAAAACGCTGTTCGGGCTTGGCGAGGGGACGGGCCCGAACGCCGTCGCCGACGCCGTGGGAAGTTTGAAGCTCTGTCCGCTGCTCCATACGCCGGAGTTTTCGCGGAAAGCCGACCGGCTGCTCGTGAACATCATCGGCGGCACGGATCTCACGCTGCCGAAGGTCAACGAACTGATGACGGCGATCACCGAGCAGTTCGGACGTGAGTCGCACATCATCATGGGCGCGGTGATCGACGAGGAGATGCAGAACCGCGTCGACGTTTGCGTGATCGGCACCACCGACATGGGCAACCGCGGCGTGCCGGCGCGGCGGCATACGTCGATGCCGGGCCGCGGGCGCCTGACGAATCGGCCGGAGCCGACGACGACGGTGACGTCCGACGGCGCCGCGACGACCCCAGTGGTTGGTACGGGCGCAGAGAAGCCGGCGCAGACAACGTTGGAGAAAGAGGCCGCCGCAGCCGCCGCGAAACTGGCGCAACACGAATTCGGGTTCGGCGAACTCGAGAGCCGGGGACATTTCGAAAAGACCGATCGCAACCTGTTCGACGGGCAGGATCTGGACGTCCCGACCTATCTGCGGAAAGGAATCAAGGTTTCGATTTGA
- the hpf gene encoding ribosome hibernation-promoting factor, HPF/YfiA family, whose translation MNRQNNHEVIVSGIHLELTPSLKYFVREKAERLFRHEERIIRVRVELECDSKEAVATRFKAKGHVEIHGPDLNAVVQADECHKAISLLIDKLDRMLSKRHHMYKVRRHNLPAVEQIDQQVALPKAV comes from the coding sequence ATGAACAGACAAAACAACCACGAAGTCATCGTATCGGGCATTCATCTCGAACTCACTCCGTCCTTGAAGTACTTCGTTCGAGAAAAGGCCGAACGTCTGTTTCGTCATGAGGAGCGGATCATTCGGGTCCGCGTCGAACTCGAGTGCGACTCCAAGGAGGCGGTCGCCACCCGGTTCAAGGCCAAGGGCCATGTCGAAATCCATGGTCCGGACCTCAACGCCGTCGTCCAAGCGGACGAATGCCACAAGGCGATCTCGCTGCTCATCGACAAGCTCGATCGCATGCTGAGCAAGCGCCACCACATGTACAAGGTGCGCCGACACAATCTTCCCGCCGTGGAGCAGATCGATCAACAAGTGGCTCTCCCTAAAGCCGTCTGA
- a CDS encoding SDR family NAD(P)-dependent oxidoreductase — protein MIALREVCQSFTAVVLTGGSSGIGKSFIELAGNLYPALRFCNLSRTAPVIKSEELILCHVPCDLASVVETERAATEVEAFLNRDVPAGRVLLINNSGFGSYGAFPEPNLSQQLEMLQVNTVAMVRLTGRLLPVLKARGGVVMNIASTAAFQPTPHLAVYGATKSFVLNWTLALNEEWRGTNLRAMAVCPGPTSTPFFQRAGLAPGNAAERTGMSTEAVVLAALRGLAKGKSLVVPGWKNKLLAAASGMGPRTWVARISGQVIAAQRLQHVRA, from the coding sequence ATGATTGCCCTTCGCGAAGTATGCCAATCGTTCACCGCCGTCGTGCTGACGGGGGGATCTTCCGGTATAGGAAAATCGTTCATCGAGCTCGCCGGGAACCTGTATCCGGCACTCCGCTTTTGCAACCTCTCGAGGACGGCTCCGGTCATAAAAAGCGAAGAGCTTATCCTCTGCCATGTCCCCTGTGACCTCGCGTCGGTCGTGGAGACGGAGCGGGCAGCGACGGAAGTAGAAGCCTTCCTTAACCGAGACGTGCCAGCGGGACGAGTGCTGCTCATCAACAACAGTGGTTTCGGCTCATACGGGGCCTTTCCTGAGCCCAATCTTTCTCAACAGCTCGAAATGCTGCAGGTTAACACCGTCGCGATGGTCCGGCTCACCGGTCGACTGCTGCCGGTGCTCAAGGCTCGCGGCGGCGTAGTGATGAACATCGCCTCCACCGCGGCGTTCCAGCCGACGCCGCACCTCGCGGTCTATGGCGCAACCAAGTCGTTCGTGCTGAATTGGACCCTCGCGCTGAACGAGGAATGGCGTGGCACCAACCTGCGGGCCATGGCGGTGTGTCCGGGACCGACGAGCACGCCGTTTTTCCAGCGCGCCGGGCTGGCCCCCGGTAACGCGGCGGAGCGGACCGGCATGAGCACCGAGGCCGTAGTGCTGGCGGCGTTGCGCGGGCTGGCCAAAGGCAAAAGCCTCGTGGTGCCCGGTTGGAAAAACAAGTTGCTGGCAGCGGCGAGCGGGATGGGACCCAGGACGTGGGTGGCGCGGATTTCCGGCCAAGTCATCGCCGCGCAGCGGCTGCAGCACGTCCGCGCATGA
- a CDS encoding RluA family pseudouridine synthase: MIPDPSPGGPLPEIMSRRACAWPRRMQQGPARLITAEELRTWIVHEDERLLVVAKPGDVVCHPSKAGPWSSLVGAVREFTGLATVHLVFRLDRETSGIVVLAKDPKTASRLQVAMQERKIGKAYVAILTGAMREPVTVDQPLGDDVASPVFVKSAVRADGQRSVTHFSPITVAADDAFSLVRVVTETGRKHQIRAHAQWLGHSLVGDKIYGPDARCYLDFIDTGWTPALADKLLLPRQALHCAEIDLTRTGLAHVFRAPMAEDMRRFCAERGIVAPAEL, encoded by the coding sequence ATGATCCCTGATCCTAGCCCGGGCGGGCCGCTGCCGGAGATCATGTCGCGCCGCGCCTGCGCGTGGCCGCGCCGGATGCAGCAGGGCCCGGCGCGGCTGATCACGGCGGAAGAGCTGCGCACGTGGATCGTGCATGAGGACGAGCGACTGCTCGTGGTCGCCAAGCCGGGGGACGTGGTTTGCCACCCCTCGAAGGCCGGGCCGTGGTCGAGTCTGGTCGGCGCGGTGCGGGAGTTCACCGGACTCGCGACGGTGCATTTGGTCTTTCGACTCGACCGCGAGACCAGCGGAATCGTCGTGCTCGCCAAGGACCCGAAGACCGCCAGCCGGCTGCAGGTCGCGATGCAGGAGCGCAAGATCGGCAAGGCTTACGTCGCGATCCTGACCGGGGCGATGCGCGAACCGGTGACCGTCGATCAGCCGCTGGGCGACGACGTGGCCAGTCCGGTTTTCGTCAAGTCGGCCGTGCGCGCCGACGGCCAGCGCTCCGTCACGCATTTTTCCCCGATCACGGTGGCGGCGGATGATGCTTTTTCGCTGGTCCGCGTGGTGACCGAGACCGGACGCAAGCACCAGATCCGCGCCCATGCGCAGTGGCTCGGTCACAGCCTTGTCGGCGACAAAATCTACGGTCCGGACGCGCGCTGCTATCTCGATTTCATCGACACGGGCTGGACGCCGGCGCTGGCGGACAAGCTCCTGTTGCCGCGGCAGGCACTGCATTGCGCCGAGATCGATCTCACGCGCACAGGTCTCGCCCATGTGTTTCGCGCGCCGATGGCCGAGGACATGCGACGGTTCTGCGCCGAGCGTGGCATCGTCGCGCCGGCGGAGCTATAG
- a CDS encoding M14 family metallopeptidase encodes MSQLSRPPPQPAAFVPIELIGRFESAGARQGFRVERFGEIAGCPLIALTKRTPGPRPRVYLSAGIHGDEPAPPLALLEMLEAGWFDTRATWFLCPLLNPAGFPGSCRENADGVDLNRDYRHLLSAEIRAHVSWLRRQPNFDLAICLHEDWESTGFYVYELNPQNRPSLAEPMIAAVARVCAIESAAIIDGRESAAPGIIRPLGDPLLRDQWPEAIYLLQHHTTLTYTLESPSALPLPQRIAAQRAALEVALASFAPAQR; translated from the coding sequence ATGAGCCAGCTCTCACGCCCGCCTCCGCAGCCCGCCGCCTTCGTGCCGATCGAGCTGATCGGGCGCTTCGAATCCGCCGGTGCGCGTCAGGGGTTTCGGGTCGAGCGCTTTGGCGAGATCGCCGGCTGCCCGCTCATCGCGCTGACCAAACGCACGCCCGGCCCACGGCCACGCGTTTACCTCTCCGCGGGCATCCACGGGGATGAGCCCGCGCCGCCGCTCGCCCTCCTCGAAATGCTCGAGGCCGGCTGGTTCGACACACGCGCCACGTGGTTCCTGTGCCCGCTGCTGAATCCCGCGGGATTTCCCGGCAGCTGCCGCGAAAACGCGGACGGCGTCGATCTCAACCGCGACTACCGGCACCTCCTTTCGGCCGAGATCCGCGCGCACGTGAGCTGGTTGCGCCGTCAGCCGAACTTCGATCTCGCGATCTGCCTGCACGAGGATTGGGAGTCCACCGGCTTCTACGTCTACGAACTCAACCCGCAAAACCGCCCCTCGCTCGCCGAGCCGATGATCGCCGCCGTCGCGCGCGTCTGCGCAATCGAGTCCGCGGCGATCATCGATGGCCGCGAATCCGCCGCGCCCGGCATCATCCGCCCCCTCGGCGATCCGCTGCTGCGTGATCAGTGGCCCGAAGCCATCTACCTGTTGCAGCACCACACGACGCTCACCTACACGCTCGAAAGCCCCTCGGCGCTTCCGCTGCCGCAGCGCATCGCCGCGCAGCGCGCCGCACTGGAGGTCGCGTTGGCCAGTTTCGCGCCCGCTCAACGCTGA
- a CDS encoding glutamate--tRNA ligase, which yields MAHVRVRFAPSPTGFFHIGSARTALFNWLYARHTGGTFVLRIEDTDKERNSEAFLNVIYDSLRWLGMEWDEGPGKGGEFGPYRQSERDAVYREYLAKLTAAGRTYEKDGAIWFKLLGERYEVFDEHRKKTVTKVKTAPTVIEDRIRGRVERVEDEDFVIFRSDGNPVFHFVNVVDDIAMQITHVIRGEDHLSNTSKHVELFKAFGAPVPQFAHIPLILKQNGPGKMSKRDQGALIEEYQRRGYLSEALVNFLSLLGWNPGDDREKMPIAEIIRLFDLPGVNQSNARFDDKKLAHMNMAYLLELPADTFVQKARAFFESLGDNATAKAALAAEPAFFREVMLLSQPKIKGFEELPAYTAYFFTDEFATDAKVRDKVMGKGDPKARLRELIEALPGFDFSNDAAVEEGIKVLATKNALGFGDYQSVARLGVSGTNVGPSITGMFRVLGRERVRARLERLLNA from the coding sequence ATGGCTCACGTTCGCGTTCGTTTCGCTCCCAGCCCGACGGGGTTTTTCCATATCGGCAGCGCCCGCACAGCGCTGTTCAACTGGCTCTACGCCCGTCACACCGGCGGCACGTTCGTGCTGCGAATCGAGGACACCGACAAGGAGCGGAACAGCGAGGCGTTCCTCAACGTAATCTACGATAGCCTCCGCTGGCTGGGCATGGAATGGGACGAAGGTCCCGGCAAAGGCGGCGAATTTGGTCCGTACCGGCAGAGCGAGCGCGACGCGGTTTACCGCGAGTATCTCGCGAAGCTCACGGCGGCAGGCCGCACGTATGAGAAGGACGGTGCCATCTGGTTCAAGCTGTTGGGCGAGCGCTACGAAGTCTTCGACGAGCACCGCAAGAAAACCGTCACGAAGGTGAAGACCGCGCCGACCGTGATCGAGGACCGGATTCGCGGCCGGGTCGAGCGCGTGGAGGACGAGGACTTCGTGATCTTCCGCTCCGACGGCAACCCGGTGTTCCATTTTGTGAACGTCGTTGACGACATCGCCATGCAGATCACGCACGTGATCCGCGGCGAGGATCACCTCTCCAACACCAGCAAACACGTCGAGCTGTTCAAAGCCTTCGGCGCGCCGGTGCCGCAGTTCGCGCATATTCCGCTCATCCTGAAACAGAATGGTCCGGGCAAGATGTCGAAGCGCGACCAGGGCGCCTTGATCGAGGAATATCAGCGGCGCGGCTATCTGTCGGAGGCGCTCGTGAATTTCCTCAGCCTGCTCGGCTGGAACCCGGGCGACGATCGCGAGAAGATGCCGATTGCGGAGATCATCCGGCTCTTCGATCTGCCCGGCGTCAACCAGAGCAACGCGCGGTTCGACGACAAGAAACTCGCGCACATGAACATGGCCTATCTGCTGGAATTGCCTGCGGACACGTTCGTGCAGAAGGCGCGCGCGTTTTTCGAATCACTCGGCGACAACGCGACGGCGAAAGCGGCGCTCGCCGCCGAGCCGGCGTTCTTCCGCGAGGTGATGTTGCTGAGTCAGCCCAAGATCAAGGGCTTCGAGGAGCTGCCGGCTTACACCGCGTACTTCTTCACCGACGAGTTCGCGACGGATGCGAAGGTGCGCGACAAGGTGATGGGGAAGGGCGATCCGAAAGCGCGGTTGCGCGAATTGATCGAGGCGCTGCCCGGGTTCGATTTTTCCAACGATGCGGCGGTTGAGGAAGGCATCAAAGTTCTCGCCACAAAAAACGCGCTCGGGTTCGGCGACTATCAGTCGGTCGCGCGGCTTGGGGTCTCGGGAACGAATGTCGGGCCCAGCATCACGGGGATGTTTCGCGTGCTCGGACGCGAACGCGTGCGCGCGCGGCTCGAGCGGCTGCTGAACGCTTGA
- a CDS encoding energy transducer TonB — protein sequence MRPHKLGRGVFALLLALGVAPLGWGAVSSPDFPALNEREFKPAALGPREPRLEIDYPGGARMRGVTHGRAVVSVLVGADGQPQDFFVSSAADPAFGAALLDRVRTLTYQAALFRGTPVPARLDVGYQFDALGATLDVMDASRQLSVKSDRAAEQTPVLESKLDHPLEFTDAALPRLPKSYQPTSDEPVRVFVTFYVDGEGHTYAPNVESAPAPVLFSGAIKAVRQWTFQPPTQKGKPVTVFAARSVSFIPRTPAPEQSPAGEKKAE from the coding sequence ATGAGACCGCACAAGCTCGGTCGCGGGGTGTTCGCATTGCTGCTGGCGCTCGGAGTGGCGCCGCTGGGGTGGGGAGCGGTGAGCTCGCCCGATTTCCCCGCTCTGAACGAACGCGAGTTCAAGCCCGCCGCGCTCGGCCCGCGCGAGCCGCGGCTCGAAATCGACTATCCTGGTGGCGCGCGCATGCGCGGTGTCACCCACGGCCGGGCCGTGGTGTCGGTGCTCGTCGGAGCGGACGGGCAGCCGCAGGATTTCTTTGTTTCAAGTGCCGCGGATCCGGCGTTTGGCGCGGCCTTGTTGGACCGCGTGCGGACGCTGACCTATCAGGCGGCGCTGTTCAGAGGCACGCCGGTGCCGGCCCGGCTGGACGTGGGTTATCAATTCGATGCCCTCGGCGCGACGCTGGACGTGATGGATGCCTCGCGCCAGCTCTCGGTGAAGAGTGATCGGGCGGCGGAACAAACGCCGGTGCTCGAGAGCAAACTGGATCATCCGCTGGAGTTCACCGATGCGGCGCTGCCGCGGTTGCCCAAGAGCTACCAGCCGACGAGCGACGAGCCGGTCCGGGTGTTCGTCACTTTCTACGTGGACGGTGAGGGGCACACGTATGCACCCAACGTCGAGTCCGCGCCGGCGCCGGTGCTGTTCAGCGGGGCGATCAAAGCGGTGCGGCAATGGACGTTTCAGCCGCCGACGCAGAAGGGAAAGCCTGTCACGGTGTTCGCCGCGCGCTCGGTGAGCTTCATCCCGCGGACGCCCGCGCCCGAACAATCGCCGGCCGGAGAAAAGAAAGCGGAGTGA
- a CDS encoding 4Fe-4S binding protein codes for MARSRLKLLRVAAGALVFAACLVVFLDPRGSLPTWLGYSVASTQFVPALLGFATGAAFATALALLLALTLAFGRVYCSVICPLGILQDLIARARDALRRKRLRLPYRPAAIWARRSFFSATLLGIVTGWFGFALSLFDPYSIFGRIASDLFRPVVVHANNLLAQAANAAGLTLVARIEPQWAAAGALAFPLLGLAIVTVMAVTRGRLYCNTVCPVGTFLGFLSRRSAFRLSIDSTVCRKCGDCLRVCKAQCIDLRTATIDASRCVACYNCVGACDEHGIRHRFSWRRGAASQPPARASATRAQSLGAADPQRRTFLAALSVASAAPLLGAGRGEDDADEGAGRHRHRTRKSNNESRAIAPPGAESVDRLLEHCTACHLCISACPTHVLQPAFLDYGWNGLMKPRLDYSRAYCLFDCQRCSEVCPDGALTPLTLAQKHAAKIGVAKLDVEKCIVKTKGTDCAACSEHCPTKAVDTKPYGDNLRLPWVHGESCIGCGACEFACPADPKAIRVTGHQRHGFVRERPVEKATAPVQTGDFPF; via the coding sequence GTGGCCCGATCGCGACTCAAGCTGCTGCGCGTCGCCGCGGGCGCACTGGTATTCGCCGCCTGCTTGGTCGTTTTCCTCGATCCCCGTGGATCGCTGCCGACCTGGCTCGGCTACTCGGTCGCGTCGACGCAATTTGTGCCGGCGCTGCTCGGATTCGCCACAGGAGCCGCGTTCGCCACCGCGCTCGCCCTGCTGCTCGCCCTCACGCTCGCGTTTGGTCGCGTCTACTGCTCCGTCATTTGTCCGCTGGGGATTTTGCAGGATCTCATCGCGCGAGCGCGCGACGCGCTGCGCCGAAAAAGACTGCGGCTACCCTACCGGCCCGCGGCGATCTGGGCCCGGCGAAGTTTCTTCTCCGCGACGCTGCTGGGCATCGTCACCGGCTGGTTCGGTTTCGCACTCTCTCTGTTCGATCCCTATAGCATTTTTGGTCGCATTGCTTCCGATCTGTTCCGACCTGTGGTTGTCCACGCGAACAACCTGCTCGCGCAGGCGGCCAATGCAGCCGGCCTCACCCTCGTCGCGCGCATTGAGCCCCAATGGGCGGCGGCGGGCGCTCTGGCCTTCCCGCTGCTTGGACTCGCCATCGTAACGGTGATGGCGGTCACGCGCGGCCGGCTTTACTGCAACACGGTGTGCCCAGTCGGCACATTCCTTGGATTCCTCTCCCGCCGGAGCGCGTTCCGACTCAGCATCGACTCCACGGTTTGCCGAAAATGCGGCGACTGCCTGCGCGTCTGCAAGGCGCAGTGCATCGATTTGCGCACCGCCACGATCGATGCCAGTCGCTGCGTGGCCTGCTACAACTGCGTGGGCGCCTGCGACGAGCACGGGATTCGCCACCGTTTTTCCTGGCGGCGTGGCGCTGCCTCGCAACCGCCGGCCCGCGCGTCCGCCACTCGCGCGCAATCACTCGGAGCGGCGGATCCGCAGCGTCGGACCTTTTTGGCTGCGCTCAGCGTCGCCTCCGCTGCGCCGCTCCTTGGCGCCGGGCGCGGGGAGGATGACGCGGACGAAGGCGCTGGTCGGCACCGCCATCGCACTCGCAAGTCCAACAACGAGAGCCGCGCCATCGCGCCGCCCGGCGCCGAAAGCGTGGATCGGCTGCTCGAGCATTGCACCGCCTGTCACCTCTGCATCAGCGCGTGTCCCACGCACGTCCTGCAACCGGCGTTTCTGGACTACGGTTGGAACGGGCTGATGAAGCCGCGGCTGGATTACAGCCGCGCCTACTGTCTGTTCGATTGCCAGCGCTGCTCCGAAGTGTGTCCCGACGGCGCGCTCACGCCGCTCACGCTTGCGCAGAAGCACGCCGCGAAGATCGGCGTGGCCAAGCTCGATGTCGAAAAATGCATCGTGAAGACGAAGGGCACCGACTGCGCCGCCTGTTCGGAGCATTGCCCAACCAAGGCCGTCGACACGAAACCTTACGGCGACAATCTGCGGCTGCCGTGGGTGCACGGTGAGAGCTGCATCGGCTGCGGTGCGTGCGAGTTTGCCTGTCCCGCCGACCCGAAGGCGATTCGCGTCACCGGTCACCAGCGCCACGGCTTCGTTCGCGAGCGGCCGGTGGAAAAAGCCACCGCACCGGTGCAGACCGGAGACTTCCCGTTCTAG